Proteins encoded by one window of Bradyrhizobium sp. B097:
- a CDS encoding cobyrinate a,c-diamide synthase, protein MTAGLVISAPASGVGKTTLTLALARAYRNRGLRVQCLKSGPDYIDPAFHAVATGRASVNIDSWAMASDAIAHMANRGADADLLLAEGSMGLFDGVATRGVSGTGATADIAEMMGWPVLLVIDPSGQAQTAAAVAAGLRDFRAGVRLAGVVLNRVASARHEALVRSAMAGAGIPVLGALPRHAEIALPKRHLGLVQAEEQAEIDGLIDEAARFVVEHVDLDAVLQSARAWSPQSAVRSLDITPPGQRIALARDAAFSFVYPHMLEAWRAAGAEIVTFSPLADEGPDVNADVCWLPGGYPELHAGRLAANTRFLGQLRAFAETKPVHGECGGYMVLGAALTDAEGVRHEMSGLLGLETSYAKRRMHLGYRLAELATAMPGHSSGARLRGHEFHYSTIIAQPDTPLAVVRDATGAIVAETGSRRRNATGTFFHLIAEDR, encoded by the coding sequence ATGACCGCGGGGCTCGTGATCTCTGCACCGGCATCGGGTGTCGGCAAGACGACGCTGACCCTGGCGCTGGCGCGCGCCTATCGCAATCGCGGGCTGAGGGTGCAATGCCTCAAGAGCGGGCCGGATTACATCGATCCCGCCTTTCATGCGGTCGCGACCGGACGCGCATCCGTCAACATCGACAGCTGGGCGATGGCATCAGATGCGATCGCGCATATGGCAAACCGCGGCGCGGACGCTGATCTCTTGCTGGCCGAAGGCTCGATGGGATTGTTCGACGGCGTCGCAACGCGCGGCGTCTCGGGTACCGGCGCCACCGCCGATATTGCCGAGATGATGGGATGGCCGGTGCTGCTGGTGATCGATCCCTCCGGCCAGGCACAGACGGCGGCGGCGGTCGCGGCGGGATTGCGCGATTTTCGCGCCGGGGTGCGGCTTGCGGGTGTCGTGCTCAACCGTGTCGCCAGTGCGCGGCACGAAGCGCTGGTGCGCAGTGCCATGGCGGGTGCGGGCATTCCGGTGTTGGGTGCGCTGCCCCGCCACGCCGAGATCGCCTTGCCGAAGCGTCATCTCGGCCTGGTGCAGGCCGAGGAGCAGGCCGAGATCGACGGTCTGATCGACGAGGCCGCACGCTTCGTCGTCGAGCATGTCGATCTCGACGCCGTGTTGCAATCGGCGCGCGCCTGGTCGCCGCAATCGGCCGTGCGCAGCCTCGACATCACGCCGCCGGGTCAGCGCATTGCGCTCGCGCGCGACGCCGCGTTCTCCTTTGTCTACCCGCACATGCTGGAAGCCTGGCGTGCGGCCGGCGCCGAGATCGTGACGTTCTCGCCGCTCGCCGACGAAGGCCCCGACGTGAATGCCGATGTGTGCTGGCTGCCCGGCGGCTATCCTGAACTGCATGCCGGCCGGCTTGCTGCCAACACGCGATTTCTTGGGCAGTTGCGCGCCTTTGCGGAGACGAAGCCGGTGCACGGCGAGTGCGGGGGTTACATGGTGCTGGGCGCCGCGCTGACCGATGCCGAAGGCGTGCGCCACGAAATGTCGGGCTTGCTCGGCCTTGAGACCAGCTATGCCAAGCGCCGCATGCATCTGGGCTACCGGCTCGCCGAGCTTGCCACTGCGATGCCCGGGCACAGTTCGGGCGCACGCCTGCGCGGCCACGAATTTCACTACTCGACGATCATCGCGCAGCCGGATACGCCGCTTGCGGTGGTGCGCGATGCGACCGGCGCGATCGTGGCGGAGACCGGATCGCGGCGGCGCAACGCAACGGGTACATTCTTCCATTTGATTGCGGAGGACCGGTGA
- the cobM gene encoding precorrin-4 C(11)-methyltransferase: protein MTVHFIGAGPGAADLLTLRGRDLIAACPVCLYAGSLVPEGVLAHCPKDARIVNTASLSLDEIITEIAAAHAEGKDVARLHSGDLSIWSAMGEQLRRLRALQIPYSVTPGVPAFSAAAAALEAELTLPGLAQSVVLTRTPGRATAMPDGETLAAFAATGAVLAIHLSIHLLDKVVAELTPHYGADCPVAIVWRASWPEQRIVRATLATLDAAVGPELERTALILVGKTLGAGEFAESRLYAADYDRRYRPVGAEPRFPEPSR from the coding sequence ATGACGGTGCATTTCATCGGCGCAGGGCCGGGCGCTGCCGATCTCCTGACTCTGCGGGGCCGCGATCTCATCGCCGCTTGCCCGGTCTGTCTTTACGCCGGATCGTTGGTCCCCGAGGGCGTGTTGGCGCATTGCCCGAAGGATGCGCGCATCGTCAACACCGCGTCGCTGTCGCTCGACGAGATCATCACTGAGATCGCTGCCGCGCATGCCGAGGGCAAGGACGTCGCGCGGCTGCATTCGGGCGATCTCTCGATCTGGTCGGCAATGGGGGAACAGCTGCGCCGGTTGCGCGCGTTGCAGATTCCCTATTCGGTCACGCCCGGCGTGCCCGCGTTTTCCGCGGCCGCTGCGGCACTGGAGGCCGAACTGACGCTGCCCGGCCTTGCGCAGTCGGTGGTGCTGACGCGCACGCCGGGTAGGGCCACCGCGATGCCTGATGGCGAGACGCTCGCGGCCTTTGCCGCGACCGGCGCGGTGCTCGCGATCCATCTGTCGATCCATCTGCTCGACAAGGTCGTCGCCGAGCTCACGCCGCACTATGGCGCGGACTGTCCGGTAGCGATCGTCTGGCGCGCGAGCTGGCCGGAGCAGCGCATCGTGCGCGCCACGCTCGCAACGCTCGATGCCGCCGTCGGCCCCGAGCTCGAGCGCACCGCGCTCATCTTGGTCGGCAAGACGCTCGGCGCCGGTGAATTCGCCGAGAGCCGGCTCTATGCGGCCGACTATGACCGCCGCTATCGCCCGGTCGGAGCGGAGCCGCGCTTTCCGGAGCCATCGCGATGA
- a CDS encoding cobalamin biosynthesis protein has product MKVAGLGFRSNASVASLRDALDAAGGSKGLAAIATVSDKADAAALKALAQELGLPIQSIPAEMLAKIKTATQSEIIRSRFGTGSVAEAAAVAAAGRGARLISVRAVSQDRTATAAIAEGDGE; this is encoded by the coding sequence ATGAAGGTCGCGGGCCTGGGGTTCAGGAGCAATGCCAGTGTCGCGTCCTTGCGCGATGCGCTCGATGCGGCCGGCGGTTCCAAGGGGCTTGCGGCGATTGCAACAGTGAGTGACAAGGCCGATGCGGCGGCATTGAAGGCGCTGGCCCAGGAATTGGGATTGCCGATTCAGAGCATTCCTGCCGAGATGTTGGCAAAGATAAAGACCGCAACGCAATCCGAAATCATCAGGTCCAGGTTCGGGACGGGTTCGGTCGCCGAAGCAGCCGCGGTCGCAGCCGCTGGGCGCGGCGCGCGCCTGATTTCGGTCAGGGCCGTGTCGCAGGATCGGACGGCCACCGCGGCGATCGCGGAAGGAGACGGTGAATGA
- the cbiE gene encoding precorrin-6y C5,15-methyltransferase (decarboxylating) subunit CbiE, giving the protein MGNPWLTIIGIGEDGLAGLSDASRKALREAETVFGGERHLALAGITDRGHVWPVPFDADIVLECRGRPTAVLASGDPFWHGVGGSLVGKLQVGEWVAHSAPSTFSLAAARLGWRLENVICLGLHAAPFERLLPHLARGARIICLVRDGSAASDLARWLTGRGWGASAIWTLSALGGPREFIAQHRADSYAGDSSDSLVTVALEARGTQGIARSSGLPDALFVHDGQRTKRPVRALALSALSPRPGERLWDIGAGSGSISIEWALCGGTAIAVEARAERAANIRSNAASFGLTHRITVIEGEAPGVLSDLEAPDAVFIGGGLDAAMFDAIWPRIAPGARLVAHAVTLETEALLSDLHQRHGGELMRVEIAQAEPLGRYRSWKAARPIVQWSAVR; this is encoded by the coding sequence ATGGGTAATCCGTGGTTGACCATCATCGGCATCGGCGAAGATGGCCTTGCTGGGCTCTCCGACGCAAGCCGAAAGGCGCTGCGTGAAGCCGAAACTGTTTTCGGCGGTGAACGGCATCTCGCGCTGGCCGGGATCACCGACCGCGGCCACGTTTGGCCGGTGCCATTCGATGCGGACATCGTGCTCGAATGCCGCGGTCGTCCGACCGCTGTGCTCGCCTCGGGCGATCCGTTCTGGCACGGCGTCGGAGGAAGCCTTGTCGGGAAGTTGCAGGTCGGTGAGTGGGTCGCGCATTCCGCGCCGTCGACGTTCTCGTTGGCAGCGGCACGTTTGGGCTGGCGGCTCGAGAATGTCATCTGTCTCGGTCTTCATGCCGCACCGTTCGAGCGGCTATTGCCGCATCTCGCGCGTGGCGCACGGATCATCTGCCTCGTGCGCGATGGCAGCGCGGCGTCCGATCTCGCGCGATGGCTCACGGGGCGCGGCTGGGGGGCGTCAGCGATATGGACGCTGTCCGCGCTTGGCGGACCGCGTGAGTTCATCGCGCAGCATCGCGCTGACAGCTATGCCGGCGATTCAAGCGACAGCCTGGTCACGGTTGCGCTGGAGGCGAGGGGAACGCAGGGGATCGCGCGCAGCTCGGGTCTTCCCGACGCACTCTTCGTGCATGACGGACAACGGACCAAGAGGCCGGTCCGCGCGCTTGCGCTGTCGGCACTTTCGCCGCGGCCTGGTGAGCGGCTGTGGGACATCGGCGCGGGCTCAGGCTCGATCTCGATTGAATGGGCGCTCTGCGGCGGGACGGCGATCGCCGTCGAGGCCCGCGCCGAACGCGCCGCCAACATCCGCAGCAATGCGGCAAGCTTCGGCCTGACCCACCGGATCACCGTCATCGAAGGCGAGGCGCCCGGCGTCCTGTCGGACCTCGAGGCGCCTGATGCCGTGTTCATCGGCGGCGGTCTTGATGCCGCGATGTTCGATGCGATCTGGCCACGCATCGCGCCGGGCGCACGACTAGTTGCGCATGCCGTGACCTTGGAAACCGAGGCGCTGCTCTCCGATCTGCACCAGCGCCATGGCGGCGAATTGATGCGAGTGGAGATCGCGCAGGCCGAGCCGTTGGGCCGGTACCGCTCCTGGAAGGCCGCGCGGCCGATCGTGCAATGGAGCGCGGTCCGATGA
- a CDS encoding cobalt-precorrin-6A reductase: MMRALILGGTADANSLAATIARAGIDAVYSYGGRTAAPAEQPLPTRIGGFGGVSGLADYLRREGITHVIDATHPFAAEMSRNAIAACAQTATPLLALERAPWDKTSGDRWFEVADVVSAVAALPDSRANVFLAIGRQHIAPFGSRPQHAYTLRFVDPPEETLPLPGADVIVSRGPFTLESELALMRTRSVNWIVARNSGGGGARAKIDAARVLGLPVIMIMRPLLPERPRVERVSEVMEWLGHRTCLGA; this comes from the coding sequence ATGATGCGCGCCCTGATCCTGGGCGGAACAGCCGACGCCAATTCGCTCGCCGCGACAATCGCGCGCGCGGGGATCGATGCGGTCTATTCCTATGGCGGGCGCACCGCCGCTCCTGCCGAACAACCTCTGCCGACCCGGATCGGCGGCTTCGGCGGCGTCAGCGGTCTTGCCGATTATCTGCGTCGCGAAGGCATCACGCATGTGATCGATGCGACGCATCCCTTCGCGGCCGAGATGAGCCGCAACGCGATCGCCGCCTGCGCGCAAACCGCAACGCCGCTGCTCGCGCTCGAACGCGCGCCCTGGGACAAGACATCCGGCGATCGCTGGTTCGAGGTCGCGGACGTCGTATCGGCGGTCGCGGCGTTGCCGGACAGCCGCGCCAACGTTTTCCTCGCGATCGGCCGCCAGCACATCGCGCCGTTCGGCAGCCGGCCGCAGCATGCCTATACGTTGCGTTTCGTCGATCCGCCCGAGGAGACGCTGCCCTTGCCCGGTGCCGACGTCATCGTCTCGCGCGGCCCGTTCACGCTCGAGAGCGAGCTCGCGCTGATGCGTACGCGCTCTGTCAACTGGATCGTCGCCCGCAATTCCGGCGGAGGTGGCGCGCGCGCCAAGATCGACGCCGCCCGCGTGCTTGGCCTTCCCGTCATCATGATCATGCGGCCGCTGCTGCCCGAGAGGCCGCGGGTCGAACGCGTGAGCGAGGTGATGGAATGGCTCGGTCATCGGACCTGCCTCGGCGCATAG
- the cobJ gene encoding precorrin-3B C(17)-methyltransferase produces the protein MTGTLTIAGLGPGDEALITPEVSAALAMATDIVGYAPYVTRVPPRAGLTLHPSDNRVELQRAGEALRLASEGRHVVVVSSGDPGVFAMASAVFEALEDAAQWHDLSIRVLPGVTAMLAAAASVGAPLGHDFCAINLSDNLKPWPLIEQRLRLAAEADFAIAMYNPRSASRPDGFARTLEILKEAGCDERIVVFARAVSTPEQRIETVELRDAKPEMADMRTLVIVCNSTTRRVGRWVYAPRQVR, from the coding sequence ATGACCGGCACGCTGACCATCGCCGGGCTGGGGCCGGGCGACGAAGCGCTGATCACGCCGGAGGTCTCCGCTGCGCTCGCGATGGCGACCGACATTGTCGGCTATGCGCCTTATGTTACGCGCGTGCCGCCGCGCGCCGGGCTCACGCTGCATCCCTCCGACAACCGCGTTGAGTTGCAGCGCGCCGGCGAGGCGCTGCGGCTGGCTTCCGAGGGCCGGCACGTCGTCGTGGTGTCCTCGGGCGATCCAGGTGTGTTTGCGATGGCCTCGGCCGTGTTTGAAGCGCTGGAGGACGCAGCGCAATGGCACGACCTCTCCATTCGCGTGCTGCCCGGCGTGACCGCAATGCTGGCGGCGGCGGCGAGCGTTGGCGCGCCGCTCGGTCACGATTTCTGCGCGATCAACCTCTCCGACAATCTCAAGCCATGGCCGCTGATCGAGCAGCGTCTGCGGCTCGCGGCCGAAGCCGATTTCGCGATCGCGATGTACAATCCGCGCTCAGCCAGCCGCCCTGATGGCTTTGCGCGGACGCTCGAGATTTTGAAAGAGGCGGGCTGTGATGAGCGGATCGTGGTGTTCGCCCGCGCCGTCAGCACACCCGAGCAGCGCATCGAAACGGTCGAATTGCGCGACGCCAAGCCCGAGATGGCCGATATGCGGACGCTTGTGATCGTCTGTAATTCGACGACGCGGCGGGTCGGCCGCTGGGTCTATGCGCCGAGGCAGGTCCGATGA
- a CDS encoding precorrin-2 C(20)-methyltransferase gives MGRIICCGLGPGDPDLMSVRADRTVRAAQHVAYFRKKGQLGQARRIVEGMLAAGVSEYPMEYPVTTEIAFDSPDYARLLAGFYDEWAERLARLARAIDVVVLCEGDPYFYGSFMHLRARLQGRVEIEVVAGIPGMVGCWNAVGQPIALADDVTTVLMGTLPEAELAQRMRSSDALVVMKTGRNLAKIRRALASAGRLDDAWLVERGTMPDQRVARLAGLAEADCPYFAIVLVHGQGRRREAAQ, from the coding sequence ATGGGACGTATCATCTGCTGCGGCCTCGGCCCAGGCGATCCCGACCTGATGAGCGTGCGCGCCGACCGCACGGTGCGCGCCGCGCAGCATGTCGCCTATTTTCGCAAGAAGGGGCAGCTGGGGCAGGCACGCCGCATCGTTGAAGGCATGCTCGCCGCCGGCGTCAGCGAATATCCGATGGAATATCCGGTCACCACCGAGATCGCGTTCGACAGTCCGGACTATGCGCGGCTGCTAGCGGGCTTCTATGACGAATGGGCCGAGCGCCTGGCGCGGCTTGCGCGCGCGATCGACGTCGTCGTGCTCTGCGAGGGCGATCCCTATTTCTATGGCTCGTTCATGCACCTGCGTGCGCGGTTGCAGGGACGGGTCGAGATCGAGGTGGTCGCCGGCATTCCCGGCATGGTCGGTTGCTGGAATGCGGTCGGCCAGCCGATTGCGCTTGCCGACGATGTGACCACCGTGCTGATGGGCACGCTGCCCGAGGCTGAGCTCGCGCAGCGGATGCGCAGCTCCGACGCCCTTGTCGTGATGAAGACCGGCCGCAATCTGGCGAAGATCCGCCGCGCGCTCGCGTCCGCCGGCCGCCTCGACGATGCGTGGCTCGTCGAACGCGGCACCATGCCGGATCAGCGGGTCGCGCGGCTCGCCGGTCTCGCTGAGGCCGACTGCCCGTATTTTGCGATCGTGCTGGTGCACGGGCAGGGCCGGCGCAGGGAGGCCGCGCAATGA
- a CDS encoding precorrin-8X methylmutase: MPHVYETDGATIYRQSFATIRSEADLARFTSDEEPVVVRMIHAAGMVGLEAHVRFTPGMAGRARAALQEGAPVLCDARMVSEGITRARLPAGNAVICTLGDVKIPALAQSMRNTRSAAALELWRPHLAGAIVAIGNAPTALFHLLNMLEDADCPRPAAIIGCPVGFVGAAESKAALMAASPVPALTVEGRLGGSAITVAAVNALASRSE, encoded by the coding sequence ATGCCGCACGTCTATGAGACTGATGGTGCGACGATCTATCGGCAGTCCTTTGCGACGATCCGGTCGGAGGCCGACCTTGCCCGCTTTACATCAGACGAGGAGCCGGTGGTCGTGCGCATGATCCATGCCGCGGGCATGGTGGGCCTGGAAGCGCATGTCCGTTTCACGCCGGGTATGGCTGGGCGCGCACGGGCAGCCTTGCAGGAGGGTGCGCCGGTTCTTTGCGATGCACGCATGGTGTCGGAGGGCATCACGCGCGCACGGCTGCCGGCCGGCAACGCCGTCATCTGCACGCTCGGCGATGTCAAGATTCCGGCACTCGCGCAATCGATGCGCAATACACGCTCGGCGGCGGCGCTCGAGCTGTGGCGGCCGCATCTGGCCGGCGCCATCGTCGCGATCGGCAACGCGCCGACGGCGTTGTTCCATCTGCTCAACATGCTGGAGGACGCCGACTGTCCGCGGCCGGCGGCGATCATTGGCTGCCCGGTCGGCTTCGTCGGCGCGGCTGAGTCGAAGGCGGCCTTGATGGCCGCGTCGCCGGTACCGGCGCTGACGGTCGAGGGACGTCTCGGCGGATCAGCGATCACGGTTGCTGCTGTCAATGCGCTGGCGAGCCGGAGCGAATAG
- the cobG gene encoding precorrin-3B synthase, producing MSAIAIKGWCPGALRPMQSGDGLVVRIRPRGGRLEAAQAAGIADLAARYGNGLIDLTSRANLQIRGVSDEGYPALIDELAGLGLLDADSDTEAQRNILVTPFWTADDDTRVLAAELERALAGAGLDLPTKFGFAIDDGSKRVLAGASADIRIERARNGGLLVLPDGARYGRPVWRGEAVDIALAMAEWFVTSGGAKAEKRRMASHLSGGASLPQSLRGDAAPVARSADPVPGLYPTGALVSVAFGQMPHQTLSHLAGCAQALRMTPWRMLLAEGMHEMPRDADLVTDPNDPALRVIACSGAPRCREAHADTRALASALASFVPADARLHVSGCAKGCAHSGSVDVTLVASSAGFDLIRCGTTRDVPVLRGLTRSDLLANPSVLMGGH from the coding sequence ATGAGCGCCATCGCGATCAAGGGCTGGTGTCCCGGGGCGCTGCGGCCGATGCAGTCGGGCGACGGCCTCGTGGTGCGCATCCGTCCGCGCGGCGGACGGCTGGAGGCGGCGCAGGCGGCGGGAATTGCCGACCTGGCTGCGCGATACGGCAACGGCCTGATCGATCTGACCAGCCGCGCCAATCTCCAGATCCGCGGCGTCAGCGATGAGGGTTATCCAGCCTTGATCGATGAGCTCGCCGGGCTCGGGTTGCTTGACGCGGATTCGGATACCGAGGCGCAGCGCAACATTCTGGTGACGCCATTCTGGACTGCCGATGACGATACTCGCGTGCTCGCGGCCGAGCTTGAGCGGGCGCTCGCCGGCGCGGGGCTCGATCTTCCCACCAAGTTCGGTTTCGCGATCGATGACGGCAGCAAGCGCGTGCTGGCCGGCGCGTCGGCGGATATCAGGATCGAGCGCGCTCGCAACGGCGGACTGCTGGTGCTTCCCGATGGCGCACGGTACGGTCGCCCTGTCTGGCGCGGAGAGGCGGTGGATATCGCGCTCGCGATGGCCGAATGGTTTGTCACCTCCGGCGGAGCCAAAGCTGAGAAACGACGGATGGCGTCTCATCTGTCCGGCGGCGCGAGCTTGCCGCAGTCGCTTCGCGGCGACGCGGCGCCCGTGGCTCGATCGGCAGATCCTGTGCCCGGCCTCTATCCGACTGGCGCGCTGGTTAGCGTAGCCTTCGGTCAAATGCCGCACCAGACGCTCAGCCATCTTGCCGGCTGCGCGCAAGCTCTTCGCATGACGCCCTGGCGGATGCTGCTCGCGGAGGGCATGCATGAGATGCCCCGTGACGCGGACCTCGTCACTGATCCCAATGATCCGGCGCTCCGCGTGATCGCTTGCAGCGGCGCACCGCGCTGTCGTGAGGCGCATGCCGATACGCGTGCATTGGCATCGGCGCTGGCATCGTTTGTCCCGGCTGATGCTCGGCTTCATGTGTCCGGTTGCGCCAAGGGCTGTGCCCATTCCGGCTCGGTGGACGTCACCCTCGTTGCGTCAAGCGCGGGCTTTGACCTCATCCGTTGCGGCACGACGCGGGACGTGCCGGTCCTGCGAGGGCTCACCCGTTCGGACCTCCTCGCAAATCCCTCCGTGCTGATGGGAGGCCACTGA